In Acidisarcina polymorpha, the DNA window CCGTAGCTGGACTTGCCTTCGCTTGCCGGGTAGTAAATCCCCTCTTTGTTGACGGTTTGAAAGGCTCCATCGGTGACCGGGAAATCGACCGAGCTAGTGACCCCAGCTAGATATACATTTCCTAGTGGATCGCATGCGACGGCGCTCGCCGCGTCGCCTGTCGGATGGGTAGTTCCATCATTTTGGAAAGACCCGACGGATCCGCTGCCGCCGAGGTAGGTGGCGTAGGTGAGAGCGGAGCCCGTGGGATTCAGTTTGGCGAGAACTGCATTGATTGTCTGGCCGTCCGGATTGCTTTTGAACGGGTAGGCATCACTGGTGATCGGGAAACCGGGCCCACCAGACCCGGCAAGGAAGACATCCCCCTGGGGACCGGCTGCCAGCCCGTTGAAGGCGTAAGTAGCATTTTCAGGCACCAGGAAAGTGCCAAAGACCAGCGCAGTTCCGCTGGCGTTGAGCTTGCCTAACCATTCGCTGCCACTCTTGAGATATGCCCCTTTCGTGACCTGATCCTTTCCGTAGCTGTACAGGTCGAGCGCATAGATATTGCCCTCTTGATCCAACGCAGACGCTACGTAAGGAAAAAACGTGGAGTAGATCAGGCCCGATCCTGAAGGGTTCAACTTCGCAGCAAATGCCATTTCGTCAACACGCGGCGCGTAGGTTGGATCGTACGCATTCGGCGTGATTGGAAAATCCGGCGAATACGTCAGGCCCCCAACATAGGCATGGTTGGAGGAGTCGACAAACACTGACATGCCGTAGCTTTGGTACTTCCCGCCCAGAAACGTGGAATACAGCAATCCGGACCCATTCGCGTTAAGTTTGGTCACAAATACCGTGGAGGCCCCGCTTGGATTTGTCTTTGTCGTCTGGAAGGCCCCGGGGGTTACGGGAAAATCGTTCGATTGGGTGGCGCCTACTATGTAGGCATTCCCCGAGGAGTCCGCCGCTATGCCGTAGGCCTGTTCGGCGATACTTCCTCCGAGGTAGGTTGAATAGACAAGGGTCGAACCAGTGCTATCAAGCTTCGCGACTGAAGTCTTCCCGTAATTACTATTGGTTGTTTGGAAGGCGCCAGGCGTGACCGGGATATTCGCCCCGGCCAGATAGACATTCCCGGCATTATCCACCGCGAACAAGTTAGGCGCGTTGCCACTGACATAGGTGGAATACATCAAAGCGGAGCCAGACGCGTTCAACTTGCTGACGAAAGCACTATAGTGCAGATTGTTCGCCTTCAAGGCACGGCTCGTGACCGGGAAATCCGCGGTATCCGTTTCACCCGAAAAGTACGCGTTCCCAGCCGCATCCACCGCCACCTTGGAAATTGCGTATCCGTCGGTGCCATATGCCTCGCTTCCGCCAATGTAGGTTGAGTAAGCCAGCACCGGATCGATCACCAACTCGCGGCTGTGATCGTAGCTGCCGAGTTCAAAGCCTACAGTGTTGCCGGCCAACAGGGCGAACTTGCCCTCGACCGGCTGGCGCTGGCCGTCTTTCTTCTGATAAACGACGGGCTGGTGGAACGCGATCTCGCCGTCTCCGGCGCTCACCTTCAAGTCGCCGTTGCTGGCCAGCTTGAGCGATTCCGCACCGTCGAAGTGCAGCTTGACGGGCTTGGCGCTGGCATTCGGCGCGACCACGAAATCGAATTCAAGCTGCTGCTGGTTGCCGTAGTAGAGCAGGTCGACGCCGGGATAAACGCCGGTGTACCGCACTTTGCTGAAGGTCGGCACATTGGTGTGCCACTTGGCCGGATCGCTGCCGATGAAGTAATTCTTCTTGCCTGGCAGCGGCACGGCGCCGTCGACGCGAAGGCCGTTTGCGGCTCCGGCAAGCTCCATGCGAACGACCGCGCTCTCGGCAGATCTGGTCTCAGGGGATTTGCCCGACGGCTTCGCCAGCGACAACACCGCCGCCTTGTCGGTCAAGAAGAGGGAATAGCCCTGTCCGCGGGAGAGGAAGCGGACCTGCGCGTCGGTCTGCCCCTGGTTGGCTTCAAAGCTCAGCGGGAGCTTGCCATAGTTGGCCGCGACCGCCGCAGTGGCAAGGTGGTTTGTCGAGAGGGATGATTCCTGCGAGAATCCATAAGCCTGGCTGAGAGTGGCCAGAGCAATACCGAGGCAGAATTTAATTTTCATGGAAGTCTCCTGGCTAGGGAGCAGTGCAGAATCGTAGTCCGAAGCTGCCAGCTCATCGTGTATGTGGCTTGCGGAACTTTGAGCCTAAGTCCGAAGACGACCCTCGCCCGACTGAGGCCGATGATCGTTTCGAACGTCAACATCCTACCACGCTGATGGCGAGTTTTGGTTGAGACCCCAATCCTGTGATTGGTTGGGACGTGGGACGGAGGCGACCGCAAAAAGCGTTGCCCGTCCCGCCTGACCGAAGACTATACTCGCAGGCTGAAACGCGGGAACGAACTTCCGGGCTCCCAATATCCCGCAGACCGTCGGCTCCGCCGAGGAAGACATCCGCTCCCATGCCGAACGGCTGCAATTTGAGACCGTCGCCGACTCCGCCAACGCTCCGCTCTTTCCGCTCGCCAAGCCTTTGCCACTCGGCACCAGCGAGGATGCGTGGCCATTGCTCAAAGAGGCGGCGAAGGCCACCGGCGCCTTTCCGCTCTTCCTCGCGCTCAGTCGGCTTTACCGCGTCGCTGGAGACTTCCTCAAGTCACTGTGGGAGCCGGACCTCTACGTCGAACCCTACGACTTCGCCGACAACAGCAGCATTTCCCCCGTACTTACTACATTGGAAGAACGGTTCTTCCTACAATTAGTTTGCTTGAGCGGCTTCATACACCTTCAGTTGCACATAGGCCGCCGCGACGAGCGGCGCGGATACGCCTTTGGCTCGGTCGACCAGATCCCCAAGGATGTGGTCGGCCTCAACGGGGGCTCCCTTTATCAAATCTCGGTACATTGAAGAGGAAAGCGTAGACCCAGGTTGGGTCATGGTGTCGATGTGGTGGAGGAGGGCAGACTCCGCGATCGGATAGCCATTGGCTTGGGTGATCGCTGCGCATTCCTCGATCACGGCACGAGCCAGTGACGGGCCATAAGGCACAACGGCGGCAATGTCGCCCACGACTCCGCGCCCCAACACGCAGGTAGCGCTGAGGCTTGCCAGGAACCACCACTTCTGCCACAGCGTGGCAAGAATGTCGGGTTCCAGAACAGTTTGGAAGCCCGCGTCCCTGAGCGCTCGATCAACGGACAGAATCCGTTCGGAGCGCTCTCCAGAGTGCTCGCCATAGTTGATCTGGCTAGGTCCTGCGGATTGATGAATTCGACCTAGTTCGTCCATCTCCGCGTAGATTCGTGCGCACCCACCCAATACGTGCTCTGCACCGAACCTTTCATCAAGCATAGAGAACTGCCGCATTCCGTTCAGGATTGGCAGAAGCATTGTCGCCTGCCCAACTGCCGGGGCCAAGTCTTCCATTGCGGCTTGAAGTTGATAGGCCTTGGTGGTGAGCACGATCAAGTCGAAGCGTTCTCTGCTTTCACGAAGTTGTTCCGCGGTAGCGACCTTAGGCTGTATTGTCAGATCGCCGTTTGGCGTAGTGATCTCGAGTCCGCGCTCGCGAATTTGCTCCGCTCGCCGCTCGCGGAGCAGAAATGTTACATCGCGTCCAGCCTCGGCAAGTTTGCCGCCAAAAAATCCACCCGTCGCACCGGCGCCGACCATAAGGATACGCATTTCAAATACCTTCCTCAGAAATTGACACCGAGTTTCTGCAAGCCGGAGGCTCACCCTAATGATCGCTGTCGTGGAGATAGCGTTCAGGGATGGGGAGGTCGGGCCGCTCCCAATTCCAATAGACTCCGACGATGTACCAGCGGTTTGCACTTTTCAGCAATTCGAACGACTTGATGCCGCGACGTATAGGCTTCGGGTCTTCTAAGTTTGTGCGGGATTCAAACGTGGAGTAAACGTGAGCCATCTCACCGAACCTCTCGATCTGGTTGGCTGGATTGCTATCAAAGAAGCCCGACGTAACCGTCTGGGAGTCGGATATAGCGGCATACTCTTCTGGCGAAAGAAAGCGAACATCCGCTGTACGCGAAGAATTTGGTGGCACACTAGCCGCGATCCGTCCACCTGGGACAAACAAGGACCGTAGACGAGTTTGATCCAACTTCCCGCCAGCCGGAGTTGAAATGGTGGCGTAGAACGCTCGGATAATGTCTTCGACGGTGTCAACATCGGCTGGGTTCGCCTTTGGCCATTCCGGGTGCGAGGCGAGGGCGGACTGCGTATGCTGCTGTGGCGTGGCTGGCGGGTTCTGAGCAGACATAAGAGTTGCGGAACACAAAATGAAAGAGAGAGCAAAGTGGCGAATAACGGCCTCCAAGGAGAGAGACAGGTCTGGTCATCATGACCGCGTACTACAGTTCCAGCTTACATACCCGTTTTGAGAAACAACAGTTCGTAATTCTGACATTATTGTTGATTATTATTAAAGTATGAATCTTACGAACGTAGATCTCGACAGTCTTCGAGCGCTTGTGATCGCGCAAGATCTTGGCGGATACGGACGCGCAGCGGAGCAGTTGGGAAGAACTCCCTCAGCGATCAGTCTCCAGATGAAGCGCTTGCAGGCAGAAGTGGGCGTGTCGTTGTTTCGCCGCCAGGGGAAACGGACCCTCCTGACGGAGCAGGGCGAGATTGCAGTTCGCTACGCTCGTCGAGTATTGGAACTGAACGACGAGATGCTCGACACGTTGCGCGGCGCTTCTCTATCAGGCGTCGTGCGAGTTGGCTTCGGGCACGATTTCGTTGATACACTGCTTCCCTTGGCATTGGCCCGCTTCAATGCTCTTTATCCACTCGTCAAGCTGGAAGTGACGATCGACCGAAACTCGTTACTGGAAGGCGAAATCGGCGCGGGAAGACTTGATGTAGCGCTTACCCTCGGCAATCATCGTGAGGGATCAGGCACGAAGATCGGGAAGTTGCCGCTTTGTTGGATCATCAATTCTAAGTTCCCCCTCAAACCCAAAGACCCTCTACCTTTGGTTCTCTTTGAGCACCCCTGCATCTTCCGAACTTACGCACTCGATGCGTTAGACCGTGCAGGATTATCCTGGCGCATAGCGATGACAAGCCCGAGCGTCGCAGGACTCTGGGCCGCCGTCAAGGGCGGGCTAGGAATGACCGTCCGTGCCAAGATCGGTGCTCCGGAAGAATTCGATTTCGCTCCTCCGGCGATGCCATCGCTGGGAATGACTGATGTCATCCTTCATCGCCGGAAATCCGCAAGAGCGGCTTATGTCCGTCGTTTTGCTGAAATCGTTGGTGAATTGGCAGTTTCGCATTACAAATTGAACGGTACGACGGGCAATCTCTGATCCGCGGCGAGGAACAAGTGGGTCCTGATCCTGCCTCCTTCGGCGGCCATATCGGAAGGAAGCCAACTACGGCCGCTGCGCCACCGTAAGATCGTGGCGACAACAGCGATGCCAGCGCCCACCGGGCAGATAACGTTGCAGACCCAGTTGGCGGCATTCAGGAATGCCCCCTCTGGCTGCGACGCGGTCTGACCCTGGACTGCGTGGCCTGTGGCTGCTGCCGTTCCTAGGTTTTGGGCCACGCTGACGACGGGAGCTACCAGCGCGGCTCCGATGAAGGATACGACCATGATCGCCCGCAGCTGCTTCTGCGTGGCGCGCAAAACTCGCATGAAATGACTTGATCATGGACTTGCCTCCTTGACGGGGTTCCATCAAGGTGGAAGTCGCATCGTTCTGGATTTCGATCAATTGCAGAAAGGCACTGATTGATTACGGGCGGCGCACGTAGCAGTCAGTACTGACTGTTGAATTGCCCCGGTAGCGTATGCTGGATCGCTACTCAGCGTTCATTGAACCTACCTGAACCGTGCCTCTTGTCTTCTCGTGCCGAATACAAGTGCGGCTTATGTGGCGACGTGGATGCGGCATTACATAAGTGGCGCACACGCATTTTCTCTCTTCATCGATCGCGGGACGTCGCGATGCATTACATGAGTCTAGTCATTTGGATCGCGCGATCGGGACCGAGGAGTGATTCTGACTTCCAACAATTGCCGAGAGCGGCTTTTTCGATGCAAATCTTCTGCGGATAGGTTCGACGACACTCACGTGGACACGACGTCGGCGCAGTCTTGGTTTGCCTGCTTTAGCTATTGGGTGGCACTGAGGAATACAGGCTTCACCATAGCTTCAATTCTGGCGGCCATCTCTTCAGCGGGGATGCGGCCGGGAGTCTGAAGCCAGCGTCGCGCGGCTCCGAAGACGGCCCAGGCAGCCGTGGTCGCCAGAAGCACTGTATCGACACCGGGTGCCGGCTCATGACGGGCGGCGCCCTCCATGAATATGCCCTCAATGACTGGAATAATGGAGCCTTCAATGGGCATCTTCGCTAGCTGGCTTGGGCAGCCGGTCGTCTCGGCGAGATAATCACAAACGCCGAGCGCTATGGCGCGAAGTGCGCCGTTGCAGTCTGTGAAGGAAAGGCCACGGCGCGCGATCAGCTCACGGAAGCGGGCGTCGGTCATGGCTTGGAGCAAGGCGTTCTTATCT includes these proteins:
- a CDS encoding Ig-like domain repeat protein is translated as MKIKFCLGIALATLSQAYGFSQESSLSTNHLATAAVAANYGKLPLSFEANQGQTDAQVRFLSRGQGYSLFLTDKAAVLSLAKPSGKSPETRSAESAVVRMELAGAANGLRVDGAVPLPGKKNYFIGSDPAKWHTNVPTFSKVRYTGVYPGVDLLYYGNQQQLEFDFVVAPNASAKPVKLHFDGAESLKLASNGDLKVSAGDGEIAFHQPVVYQKKDGQRQPVEGKFALLAGNTVGFELGSYDHSRELVIDPVLAYSTYIGGSEAYGTDGYAISKVAVDAAGNAYFSGETDTADFPVTSRALKANNLHYSAFVSKLNASGSALMYSTYVSGNAPNLFAVDNAGNVYLAGANIPVTPGAFQTTNSNYGKTSVAKLDSTGSTLVYSTYLGGSIAEQAYGIAADSSGNAYIVGATQSNDFPVTPGAFQTTKTNPSGASTVFVTKLNANGSGLLYSTFLGGKYQSYGMSVFVDSSNHAYVGGLTYSPDFPITPNAYDPTYAPRVDEMAFAAKLNPSGSGLIYSTFFPYVASALDQEGNIYALDLYSYGKDQVTKGAYLKSGSEWLGKLNASGTALVFGTFLVPENATYAFNGLAAGPQGDVFLAGSGGPGFPITSDAYPFKSNPDGQTINAVLAKLNPTGSALTYATYLGGSGSVGSFQNDGTTHPTGDAASAVACDPLGNVYLAGVTSSVDFPVTDGAFQTVNKEGIYYPASEGKSSYGTNKGYANSFVTKFVFNGATTTTVSSSDSSVKLGSSVTFSASVRSQSGGTIPQGHLEFLVDGIPAANVVLDGAGNADYTTSALSAGAHVVNASYFGSKASSSGSAVVTQEVTGGAVAAPIFYPVPGTYAPKYFAGDLAIHNGVLIKSPTPGATIYYTTDGTTPTTSSAVYPVGGAQLINPNPQSSLIVRAIAVQSGNTPSSVTTGIYTINPHAIQTATTLTSSANPSTLGEAVTFTATVKADSGPVPTGTVLFRSGDEVFGTAPLKNGVATFTYSGLSPLGHDITAVYTGNDIDSEKGSPVLFQIVNAQ
- a CDS encoding ketopantoate reductase family protein, with amino-acid sequence MRILMVGAGATGGFFGGKLAEAGRDVTFLLRERRAEQIRERGLEITTPNGDLTIQPKVATAEQLRESRERFDLIVLTTKAYQLQAAMEDLAPAVGQATMLLPILNGMRQFSMLDERFGAEHVLGGCARIYAEMDELGRIHQSAGPSQINYGEHSGERSERILSVDRALRDAGFQTVLEPDILATLWQKWWFLASLSATCVLGRGVVGDIAAVVPYGPSLARAVIEECAAITQANGYPIAESALLHHIDTMTQPGSTLSSSMYRDLIKGAPVEADHILGDLVDRAKGVSAPLVAAAYVQLKVYEAAQAN
- a CDS encoding LysR substrate-binding domain-containing protein, encoding MNLTNVDLDSLRALVIAQDLGGYGRAAEQLGRTPSAISLQMKRLQAEVGVSLFRRQGKRTLLTEQGEIAVRYARRVLELNDEMLDTLRGASLSGVVRVGFGHDFVDTLLPLALARFNALYPLVKLEVTIDRNSLLEGEIGAGRLDVALTLGNHREGSGTKIGKLPLCWIINSKFPLKPKDPLPLVLFEHPCIFRTYALDALDRAGLSWRIAMTSPSVAGLWAAVKGGLGMTVRAKIGAPEEFDFAPPAMPSLGMTDVILHRRKSARAAYVRRFAEIVGELAVSHYKLNGTTGNL
- a CDS encoding TetR/AcrR family transcriptional regulator — encoded protein: MTQALQSAAAPEATDPRILRSRRMLMEALVRLLTQKEFADISIQEIADEATLNRATFYLHYPDKNALLQAMTDARFRELIARRGLSFTDCNGALRAIALGVCDYLAETTGCPSQLAKMPIEGSIIPVIEGIFMEGAARHEPAPGVDTVLLATTAAWAVFGAARRWLQTPGRIPAEEMAARIEAMVKPVFLSATQ